A part of Geothrix oryzae genomic DNA contains:
- the pilB gene encoding type IV-A pilus assembly ATPase PilB codes for MVSKLGEMLVKAQLITDAQLEEVMKIQRREGGKLGSIVVRQGFCSDQDIVSFLGMQYGVPAADLEQWPPIDSSVIALIPKDLAQRHKVLPLQRTGNVLTLAMSDPTDIFAMDDVRFHTGYNVDPVVSSEMGLVRAVEKYYGGASAVRLADGTQGRSSYAGGAAAAGPTDTSGGTSPFNEADEQFDLADLEQELDADAEFDTTDDEEDSINVGALKKGSEDAPVVKLVNMVLIDAIKRGASDIHIEPYEKNYRIRFRIDGILMEVMRPNLKLKDPLTSRVKILAKLNIAEKRLPQDGRIKLRVNMGGKQKVIDYRVSILPTLFGEKIVLRLLDSDKLMLDLTKLGFEQESLDRWDRQISKPYGMVLVTGPTGSGKTNTLYSSIAKLNTVDTNILTAEDPVEFNFPGINQVQMKEQIGLNFAAALRSFLRQDPNIILVGEIRDFETAEIAIKASLTGHLVLSTLHTNDAPSTINRLMNMGVEPFLVATSVNIICAQRLVRRLCTNCKAVDTHHQPEEALLKVGFTPEEIQRGITFYKTVGCEVCNKRGYKGRVGLYEVLEMSETLKDMILTGASAIELREQGQKEGMITLRRSGCRKVLDGVTTIEEIIRETVL; via the coding sequence GTGGTCAGCAAGCTCGGGGAAATGCTCGTCAAGGCCCAGCTCATCACGGATGCCCAGCTGGAAGAAGTGATGAAAATCCAGCGGCGGGAGGGGGGCAAGCTTGGAAGCATCGTCGTCCGGCAGGGCTTCTGTTCGGATCAGGACATCGTGAGCTTCCTGGGCATGCAGTACGGCGTGCCCGCCGCGGACCTGGAACAGTGGCCGCCCATCGATTCGAGCGTCATCGCCCTCATCCCCAAGGACCTGGCCCAGCGCCACAAGGTGCTGCCCCTTCAGCGCACGGGCAATGTGCTGACCCTGGCCATGTCCGATCCCACCGACATCTTCGCCATGGACGATGTGCGCTTCCACACGGGCTACAATGTGGATCCGGTGGTCTCCAGCGAGATGGGGCTCGTCCGGGCGGTCGAGAAATACTACGGGGGCGCCAGCGCCGTGCGCCTGGCCGACGGCACCCAGGGCCGGAGCTCCTACGCGGGCGGGGCCGCCGCCGCCGGGCCCACCGATACCAGCGGGGGAACCTCCCCATTCAATGAGGCGGACGAGCAGTTCGACCTGGCGGACCTGGAACAGGAACTCGACGCCGACGCCGAATTCGACACCACGGACGACGAGGAAGACAGCATCAATGTCGGCGCCCTGAAGAAGGGCAGCGAAGACGCACCGGTGGTCAAGCTGGTGAACATGGTGCTCATCGACGCCATCAAGCGCGGCGCCTCCGACATCCACATCGAGCCCTACGAGAAGAACTACCGCATCCGGTTCCGCATCGACGGCATCCTCATGGAGGTGATGCGCCCGAACCTGAAGCTGAAGGACCCCCTCACCTCCCGCGTGAAGATCCTGGCCAAGCTCAACATCGCCGAGAAGCGTCTGCCCCAGGACGGTCGCATCAAGCTGCGCGTGAACATGGGCGGCAAGCAGAAGGTCATCGACTATCGCGTGAGCATCCTGCCGACCCTCTTCGGCGAGAAGATCGTGCTGCGGCTGCTCGACAGCGACAAGCTGATGCTCGACCTCACCAAGCTGGGCTTCGAGCAGGAGAGCCTCGACCGCTGGGACCGGCAGATCTCCAAGCCCTACGGCATGGTGCTCGTCACCGGGCCCACGGGGTCGGGCAAGACGAACACCCTGTACTCGTCCATCGCCAAGCTCAACACCGTGGATACCAATATCCTCACGGCCGAGGATCCCGTGGAGTTCAACTTCCCCGGCATCAATCAGGTGCAGATGAAGGAGCAGATCGGCCTGAACTTCGCCGCGGCCCTGCGCTCGTTCCTGCGGCAGGACCCCAACATCATCCTGGTCGGCGAGATCCGCGACTTCGAGACGGCCGAGATCGCCATCAAGGCGAGCCTCACGGGCCACCTGGTGCTGTCCACCCTGCACACCAACGACGCCCCCAGCACCATCAACCGCCTCATGAACATGGGCGTCGAACCCTTCCTCGTCGCGACCTCCGTGAACATCATCTGCGCCCAGCGCCTCGTGCGACGCCTCTGCACGAACTGCAAGGCCGTGGACACCCACCACCAGCCCGAGGAGGCCCTCCTCAAGGTGGGCTTCACGCCCGAAGAGATCCAGAGGGGCATCACCTTCTACAAGACCGTGGGCTGCGAGGTCTGCAACAAGCGCGGCTACAAGGGGCGGGTGGGCCTCTACGAAGTGCTGGAGATGTCCGAGACCCTCAAGGACATGATCCTCACGGGCGCTTCGGCCATCGAACTGCGCGAGCAGGGGCAGAAAGAGGGCATGATCACCCTCCGGCGCTCGGGCTGCCGCAAAGTCCTGGACGGCGTCACCACCATCGAAGAGATCATCCGCGAAACCGTTCTCTAG
- a CDS encoding GGDEF domain-containing protein, which yields MHRIHWLEPHPSKAGDALRVALTEWGYEAVPGPGPGSLVLVAERPDPRLIPAEGSELLWWVQEASAEEVSAVLGLRPGWVLLQDHPLEAVREALHHLRHRDLGSEGWLRQMLHLASLDDLLRLVLERAIRLSGARGGAIWLRRDDLFYQRAGDGAFPEAPLPRQEAADLVRRGEAFLLAASEQLGILRLLDPKEAPERCLRGFDDVEPLLLNAWRLEESRALSFKDDLTVAQNRRCLEAELPQAVRTAAAKGEPLALLFLDVDDLKRVNTSHGHPAGSILLEAVAHTAQRLCRAHDRLYRYGGDEFCILMPSTTSRGARKLGERLLQTLREQPVAFGSNHLAISLSAGVAAFPEHADGAGHLIEQADRALLRAKEEGKGRVVMARS from the coding sequence ATGCACCGCATCCACTGGCTGGAGCCGCACCCCTCCAAGGCCGGAGACGCCCTTCGCGTGGCGCTGACCGAGTGGGGCTACGAGGCCGTCCCCGGGCCGGGGCCGGGCTCGCTGGTCCTGGTGGCCGAACGGCCGGACCCGCGACTGATCCCGGCCGAAGGTTCGGAGCTGCTGTGGTGGGTCCAGGAGGCCAGTGCCGAAGAAGTCAGCGCCGTCCTGGGCCTGAGGCCGGGCTGGGTCCTTCTGCAGGATCACCCCCTGGAGGCGGTCCGGGAGGCCCTGCACCACCTGCGGCACCGGGACCTGGGCAGCGAAGGCTGGCTGCGCCAGATGCTGCATTTGGCCTCGCTGGACGATCTGCTGCGCCTCGTGCTGGAGCGGGCCATCCGCCTGTCCGGGGCCCGGGGCGGCGCCATCTGGCTGCGCCGGGACGACCTCTTCTACCAGCGCGCCGGCGATGGCGCCTTCCCGGAGGCCCCCCTGCCCCGGCAGGAAGCCGCGGACCTGGTGCGCCGCGGCGAGGCCTTCCTCCTGGCCGCCTCGGAACAGCTGGGCATCCTTCGGCTGCTGGATCCGAAGGAGGCCCCAGAGCGCTGCCTCCGCGGCTTCGACGATGTGGAGCCCCTGCTGCTCAATGCCTGGCGCCTGGAGGAGAGCCGGGCCCTCTCCTTCAAGGACGATCTCACCGTCGCCCAGAACCGCCGTTGTCTCGAGGCAGAGCTGCCCCAGGCGGTCCGGACCGCCGCCGCCAAGGGGGAGCCCCTCGCGCTGCTGTTCCTCGATGTGGACGACCTCAAGCGGGTGAACACCAGCCATGGCCATCCCGCGGGCAGCATCCTGCTGGAGGCCGTGGCCCACACCGCCCAGCGCCTCTGCCGGGCGCACGACCGCCTCTACCGCTACGGCGGCGACGAGTTCTGCATCCTCATGCCCAGCACGACTTCCCGGGGCGCCCGGAAGCTCGGCGAGCGGCTGCTGCAGACGCTCCGGGAACAGCCGGTAGCGTTCGGCTCCAACCACCTCGCCATCTCCCTCAGCGCCGGCGTCGCCGCCTTCCCCGAGCATGCCGACGGGGCCGGCCACCTCATCGAACAGGCCGACCGCGCCCTCCTGCGGGCCAAGGAGGAAGGCAAGGGACGGGTGGTGATGGCGCGCTCGTAG
- a CDS encoding type IV pilus twitching motility protein PilT, with protein MAPLQQLLKTMVEYGGTDLHITTDSAPQIRIDGRMVPLKLPPLDASQTRWLCYGVMTDQQKHRLEEDLEVDFSFGLQGVARFRANVFNQRGATAGVFRTIPENIRSFDQLGLPPSVQALCDKPRGLVLVTGVTGSGKSTTLAAMVDKINAEEPVHILTIEDPVEYVHKHRRALVNQREIHADTHSFKKALRSALRQDPDVVLVGELRDLETIESALTIAETGHLTFATLHTNSTVQTINRIIDVFPSHQQPQVRAQLSLVLEGVICQSLIPKAGGKGRALALEIMIPNAAIRNLIREDKIHQIYGTMQAGQTKYGMQTFNQSLSDLVLKKEITQEAAFDYSSNTDELRELINRGVGVGTAGGRTATPASPVNPALGGRNPNIKYT; from the coding sequence GTGGCCCCGTTGCAGCAGCTCCTCAAGACCATGGTGGAGTACGGGGGAACGGACCTCCACATCACCACGGATTCCGCGCCCCAGATCCGCATCGACGGGCGCATGGTCCCCCTCAAGCTGCCGCCCCTGGACGCTTCCCAGACCCGTTGGCTCTGCTACGGGGTCATGACCGACCAGCAGAAGCATCGCCTGGAGGAGGATCTGGAGGTGGACTTCTCGTTCGGCCTCCAGGGCGTGGCCCGGTTCCGCGCCAATGTCTTCAACCAGCGCGGCGCCACGGCGGGCGTGTTCCGCACCATCCCCGAGAACATCCGCAGCTTCGATCAGCTGGGCTTACCACCCTCGGTGCAGGCCCTCTGCGACAAGCCCCGGGGCCTGGTTCTGGTCACGGGTGTGACCGGATCCGGCAAGTCCACGACTCTGGCCGCCATGGTGGACAAGATCAACGCCGAGGAGCCGGTCCACATCCTCACCATCGAGGACCCGGTGGAATATGTCCACAAGCACCGCCGGGCCCTGGTGAACCAGCGCGAGATCCATGCGGACACCCACAGCTTCAAGAAAGCGCTGCGATCAGCCCTCCGCCAGGATCCCGATGTGGTGCTGGTGGGCGAGCTGCGGGATCTGGAGACCATCGAGTCGGCCCTCACCATCGCCGAGACGGGCCACCTCACCTTCGCCACCCTGCATACCAACAGCACGGTGCAGACCATCAACCGCATCATCGATGTCTTCCCGTCCCACCAGCAGCCGCAGGTGCGGGCCCAGCTTTCGCTGGTGCTGGAAGGCGTCATTTGTCAGAGCCTCATTCCCAAGGCCGGCGGCAAGGGGCGCGCCCTGGCATTGGAGATCATGATCCCCAACGCCGCCATCCGGAACCTCATCCGCGAGGACAAGATCCACCAGATCTACGGCACCATGCAGGCCGGCCAGACGAAGTACGGCATGCAGACCTTCAACCAGAGCCTGTCCGACCTGGTGCTGAAGAAGGAGATCACGCAGGAAGCCGCCTTCGACTACTCCTCCAACACCGACGAACTGCGCGAGCTCATCAACCGGGGCGTGGGCGTCGGCACCGCCGGCGGCCGGACCGCCACCCCGGCCTCGCCCGTCAATCCGGCCCTTGGGGGGCGGAACCCCAACATCAAGTACACCTAG